In Nicotiana tabacum cultivar K326 chromosome 17, ASM71507v2, whole genome shotgun sequence, one DNA window encodes the following:
- the LOC142171759 gene encoding uncharacterized protein LOC142171759, producing MVYDPSLLSKAEEVKPSNFNKVHLPNGEVANVTHIGTSILSSWRTIENVLGRVKLIGKETGGLYILAPHLAKILEARSMAVKEAEENSLYNATQKQGVDANLWHVRLGHVSTGNGVAERKYRYILEVARAMRFHAHIPLKYWGHCILAAACVINRMPSSNLNGASPFENMYNRKPSLEHLKVMGYLCYAKDVQSVPYSIANYVTYSGVSPNYQAYLATFFSIVKPSSFTEASQVPSQYDHSLFVKKLPECTVTVLVYIDDMLIAGTSLQLIEETKRKYTLELISELGLGAAKLATTPLEMNTRLTTKEYDDHLKTQESAKDKLLPDSGAYQRLIGKLLCRMVTRLGLAFSVQTLSQFLQQPKKSHMEAATRIVRYVKNHPCQGVLLSSNNKVTLEAYCDADWTACQHSRKSVRGFLINLGDSLVSWKSKKQATVSRSSIEAEYRSLAATIAELVWLTGLIKESGFEVQLPIDIYYVLARKQCK from the exons ATGGTGTATGATCCCAGTCTATTGTCTAAGGCAGAGGAAGTCAAACCTAGTAACTTTAATAAAGTTCACCTACCTAATGGAGAAGTAGCTAATGTTACACACATTGGCACTAGTATACTCTCATCATGGAGAACAATTGAAAATGTACT TGGGAGAGTGAAACTGATTGGTAAAGAAACAGGAGGTCTTTACATTCTAGCACCACACCTAGCTAAAATACTTGAAGCAAGGAGCATGGCTGTCAAAGAAGCTGAAGAAAATAGTCTATACAATGCAACACAAAAACAAGGAGTAGATGCTAATTTGTGGCATGTGAGGTTGGGGCATGTGTCAACTGGA AATGGAGTAGCTGAGAGAAAGTATAGATACATCTTAGAGGTTGCTAGAGCTATGAGGTTTCATGCACACATTCCTCTAAAGTACTGGGGTCACTGTATTCTAGCTGCAGCTTGTGTCATAAACAGAATGCCCTCTTCAAACCTGAATGGTGCATCACCTTTTGAAAATATGTATAATAGGAAACCTTCACTAGAACATCTGAAAGTAATGGGATATCTGTGCTATGCCAAAGATGTACAA AGTGTTCCTTATAGCATAGCCAACTATGTAACTTACAGTGGTGTTTCTCCCAATTATCAGGCATATCTTGCAACTTTTTTCTCTATTGTTAAGCCTTCTTCCTTTACTGAAGCCAGCCAAGTCCCTAG TCAATATGATCACTCTTTATTTGTCAAGAAGCTACCAGAATGCACTGTTACTGTGCTTGTGTATATAGATGATATGTTAATAGCTGGTACTAGCTTACAATTGATAGAAGAAACAAAG AGAAAATATACGTTAGAACTCATCTCAGAACTTGGACTTGGAGCAGCTAAGCTAGCTACAACACCTTTGGAGATGAATACAAGATTGACTACAAAGGAGTATGATGATCATCTGAAGACTCAAGAAAGTGCAAAAGATAAGTTATTACCTGATTCAGGAGCTTACCAAAGACTAATTGGGAAGCTGTTGTGCCGAATGGTAACAAGACTTGGTCTAGCATTCAGTGTACAAACTTTGAGTCAGTTTTTACAGCAACCAAAAAAATCCCACATGGAGGCAGCTACGAGGATAGTCAGATATGTGAAAAACCATCCTTGCCAAGGAGTGCTACTGTCAAGTAATAACAAAGTCACACTGGAAGCCTATTGTGATGCAGATTGGACTGCTTGTCAGCATTCTAGGAAGTCTGTAAGAGGATTTCTAATAAATCTAGGAGATTCCTTGGTATCCTGGAAGTCCAAGAAACAAGCCACTGTCTCAAGAAGTTCAATAGAGGCGGAATATAGAAGTTTAGCAGCTACAATTGCAGAGTTAGTTTGGTTAACTGGATTAATAAAGGAGAGTGGATTTGAAGTTCAGTTACCTATTGATATCTACTATGTGTTAGCAAGGAAGCAATGCAAATAG